One window from the genome of Solea solea chromosome 2, fSolSol10.1, whole genome shotgun sequence encodes:
- the uggt2 gene encoding UDP-glucose:glycoprotein glucosyltransferase 2 isoform X3: MEYGPRVVLIESSAGSPEIASDEPPPEACPAFVSVHGQHSCSTKDIKKLLKAAAGRPKPYLYKTDHTHPGVNKTDVPVVILYAEIGTKKFVSFHKVLSEKAQQGTLIYVLRHFVADPKPQKMLLSGYSVELAIKSTEYKAVDDTKVKDPKTGVNTEDGDSDVQGFFFGTLKKSHPELREQLGELHKHLLESTNDMAPLKVWEMQDLSFQAAAKIMSVPKFDALKVMRDLSQNFPSKARSLTRVAVKQEMRKEIEANQKHLSETVGVHVGDGELFINGLHIDLDVHNPFSILDILRGEARVLEGLHNLGIKGEHQGKLLRLPVNTVDDKYALDIRHPSIMWINDIENDPMYRSWPTGVQELLRATFPGVIRQIRRNFFNLVLFLDPIQEETVELVKLAELFYKHKIPLRIGFVFVINTKDEIDGFSDAGIGLYRLVNYIADEYDLSQALMSMISLYSKIDVGELLTVDALTSFLKRKFPSANAKRILGAESEYDYTRKDGALFYKKSGLGAFPLALFNGVPLSPDEMDPDELETIILQRIMDTTTTFQRAVYMGQLTEGSDVVEYLMEQANVVPRMNPLILNTDRKYLDFTATPVVDDWEDTDVFSFLDSRDKTAIVAKRMKYFTNKDGDGMSPATMWIVGDFERASGRKLLLNALKHMKASRGVRVGVIDNPSGKPSKDKMVLYRAIWASFVTQKTKATLEFVQKLLKEESSQLLQKGTKMKELLMQGMDADAFEKKFNTLEVDFIRSQQLFCRDVMRLSPGERAVVSNGRILGPFEELEEFTVEDFQLLEKITLSGSAEKVKARVIQMELKPKQASDLVMKVDALLTAAPKGEVRRDVHFIKDSHSILHLSPREHEVCYDVVAIVDPLSREAQKMSSLLIVLSQVVNVRLQVFMNCRAKLSEMPLKSFYRFVLESDVLFLANDTVSPGPVARFMDLPESPLLTLNMITPESWMVQAVRSPHDLDNIHLQEVNGVVMAEYELEHLLLEGHCFDLSTGQPPRGLQFTLGMSRDPLMYDTIVMANLGYFQLKANPGAWILKLRKGRSEDIYQVLAHDGTDSPADAGDVIVVLNSFHSKIIKVRVQKKADKINEDLLSETSESKGIWDSIASVWSTFEKSITGGGSKKDAGEKKKEDVLNIFSVASGHLYERFLRIMMLSVLRHTKTPVKFWFLKNYLSPSFKETISQMAESYGFQYELVQYKWPRWLHQQTEKQRIIWGYKILFLDVLFPLAVEKIIFVDADQIVRADLKELRDLDLEGAPYGYTPFCDSRREMEGYRFWKTGYWASHLAHRKYHISALYVVDLKKFRKIAAGDRLRGQYQALSQDPNSLSNLDQDLPNNMIHQVAIKSLPQEWLWCETWCDDTSKVMAKTIDLCNNPKTKEPKLTAAARIVPEWIEYDNEIKQLLRGVQEQGIAAKDKQKASTSKHIPDEL, from the exons ATGGAATATGGACCTAGAGTCGTCCTGATagaaagctctgcaggctcacctgag ATAGCCAGTGATGAGCCTCCGCCTGAGGCTTGCCCTGCCTTTGTGTCCGTCCATGGTCAGCATAGCTGCAGCACCAAGGACATCAAGAAGCTCCTGAAGGCAGCTGCAGGCAG GCCAAAACCAtatttatacaagactgatcaCACACATCCAGGAGTCAATAAAACAGATGTGCCAGTTGTGATTCTGTATGCTGAGATTGGGACCAAGAAGTTTGTCTCTTTTCATAAGGTGCTCTCTGAGAAAGCTCAGCAGGGTACACTTATTTATGTGCTGCGGCATTTTGTAGCG GATCCTAAACCTCAAAAGATGCTTTTATCTGGCTATAGTGTTGAGTTGGCTATCAAAAGCACAGAATACAAAGCTGTTGATGACACCAAAGTAAAAG ATCCAAAGACAGGTGTAAATACAGAGGATGGTGATAGTGATGTACAAGGATTCTTTTTTGGAACGTTAAA GAAATCTCACCCTGAACTGCGTGAGCAACTTGGAGAGCTTCACAAACATCTTCTGGAGAGCACCAATGATATGGCTCCTCTTAAAGTGTGGGAAATGCAAG ATCTAAGTTTCCAAGCAGCTGCCAAAATCATGTCCGTGCCAAAGTTTGATGCCTTAAAGGTCATGCGAGACCTTAGTCAGAACTTTCCAAGCAAAGCCAG ATCACTGACAAGAGTGGCTGTAAAGCAGGAAATGAGAAAAGAAATTGAGGCGAACCAAAAG CATCTTAGTGAGACAGTTGGTGTTCACGTGGGAGATGGAGAGCTCTTCATCAATGGACTGCACATTGATCTGGACGTTCACAACCCTTTTAG CATTTTAGACATCCTCAGAGGAGAGGCCAGGGTCTTGGAGGGTCTTCATAACCTAGGCATAAAAGGAGAACATCAGGGCAAGCTGTTGAGGTTACCTGTGAACACTGTGGATGACAAGTATGCCTTAGATATCAGACATCCATCTATCATG TGGATAAATGACATAGAGAATGACCCAATGTACCGCAGCTGGCCAACAGGTGTACAGGAGCTCCTCAGAGCAACCTTTCCTGGTGTCATCCGACAGATCCGACGCAATTTCTTCAACTTG GTGCTTTTCCTAGATCCAATACAAGAAGAAACTGTCGAGCTGGTAAAGCTAGCAGAGCTTTTCTACAAGCACAAGATCCCCCTGAG AATTGGATTTGTGTTCGTCATCAACACCAAGGATGAGATTGATGGCTTCTCAGATGCAGGGATTGGGTTGTACCGATTAGTGAATTACATTGCAGACGAGTATGATTTATCCCAGGCTCTGATGTCCATGATCTCA CTGTACAGCAAAATAGATGTTGGGGAGTTGCTGACTGTTGATGCACTCACAAGTTTCCTGAAGAGAAAATTTCCAAGTGCCAATGCTAAAAGGATTCTAGGTGCAGAGTCGGAGTATGATTACACAAGGAAG gATGGTGCTCTGTTCTACAAAAAGAGTGGCCTAGGTGCTTTCCCTCTGGCTTTATTTAATGGAGTCCCTCTGAGCCCAGATGAGATGGACCCAGATGAGCTTGAGACCATCATCCTACAGCGCATAAtggacaccaccaccaccttccAGAGAGCTGTCTATATG GGTCAGTTAACTGAGGGCTCAGATGTGGTGGAATATCTAATGGAGCAGGCCAATGTTGTCCCCAGGATGAACCCactgattttaaacacagacagaaagtaCCTTGACTTCACTGCCACACCAG TTGTAGACGATTGGGAGGACACAGATGTGTTTTCATTCTTGGATTCCAGAGACAAGACAGCTATAGTGGCAAAGAGAATGAAATACTTTACAAATAAGG ATGGGGATGGAATGAGTCCTGCGACTATGTGGATAGTTGGGGATTTTGAGAGGGCCTCAGGAAGAAAGCTGTTGCTCAATGCTCTGAAACATATG aaagCCAGCCGAGGAGTGCGTGTTGGAGTGATAGATAACCCCAGTGGAAAGCCTAGCAAAGATAAAATGGTGCTGTACCGGGCTATCTGGGCCTCTTTCGTCACCCAGAAGACCAAGGCTACACTAGAGTTTGTGCAAAAACTCCTGAAAGAAGAAAGTAGCCAGCTCCTCCAGAAGGGAACCAAGATGAAGGAGTTACTGATGCAG GGCATGGATGCCGATGCCTTCGAGAAAAAGTTCAACACCTTGGAAGTAGATTTTATCCGCAGTCAACAGTTGTTCTGTCGAGATGTCATGAGACTGAGTCCTGGAGAGCGGGCAGTGGTCAGCAACGGCAGG ATCCTTGGTCCGTTTGAGGAGCTGGAAGAATTCACTGTGGAGGATTTCCAATTGCTGGAGAAAATTACACTGAGTGGTTCTGCAGAGAAAGTCAAAGCCAGAGTGATACAGATGGAGCTGAAGCCGAAGCA GGCCAGTGACTTAGTCATGAAAGTTGACGCCCTGTTAACTGCTGCCCCAAAAGGAGAAGTCAGGAGGGATGTCCACTTTATCAAAGACAGCCACAG TATCCTGCATCTCTCACCACGTGAACATGAAGTGTGCTATGATGTGGTGGCTATCGTCGATCCCCTCAGTAGGGAGGCACAGAAGATGTCCTCTCTGTTGATT GTGCTCAGTCAAGTGGTCAATGTGAGACTGCAGGTGTTTATGAATTGTAGGGCCAAGTTGTCCGAGATGCCCCTCAAGAG CTTTTACCGCTTTGTCTTGGAGTCGGATGTGCTTTTCTTAGCCAATGACACAGTGTCTCCAGGACCGGTTGCTCGCTTTATGGACCTCCCAGAATCTCCACTTCTCACCCTTAATATGATCACACCAGAGAGCTGGATGGTGCAGGCAGTGCGCAGTCCTCATGACTTGGACAACATCCACCTGCAGGAG GTGAATGGGGTTGTGATGGCAGAGTATGAACTGGAGCACCTTTTGCTGGAGGGTCACTGCTTTGACCTGTCAACTGGCCAGCCTCCCCGTGGACTCCAGTTTACACTGGGCATGAGTCGAGACCCACTCATGTATGACACTATTGTCATGGCTAACCTG GGATATTTCCAGCTGAAAGCCAATCCTGGTGCTTGGATCCTGAAGTTACGAAAAGGGAGATCAGAGGACATCTATCAGGTTCTCGC ACACGATGGAACTGATTCCCCTGCAGATGCTGGTGACGTTATAGTTGTGCTGAACAGTTTCCACAGTAAGATTATCAAAgtcaga GTGCAGAAAAAGGCTGATAAAATCAACGAAGATCTTTTAAGTGAAACGAGTGAAAGTAAAGGCATATGGGACTCCATAGCCAG TGTTTGGAGCACTTTTGAGAAAAG CATCACAGGTGGTGGCTCCAAGAAGGAtgctggagagaagaagaaagaagatgtTCTAAACATATTCTCTGTTGCCTCGGGCCATCTGTATGAGCGCTTTCTTAG AATAATGATGCTGTCTGTCCTTCGACATACTAAAACACCTGTCAAGTTCTGGTTCCTGAAGAATTACCTATCGCCATCTTTCAAG GAGACCATCTCTCAGATGGCAGAGTCTTACGGCTTTCAGTATGAATTGGTGCAGTACAAGTGGCCCCGGTGGCTTCACCAGCAGACAGAGAAGCAGCGCATTATCTGGGGATACAAGATCCTATTCTTGGATGTTCTGTTCCCCTTGGCTGTGGAGAAGATTATCTTTGTTGACGCCGACCAG ATTGTCCGGGCTGATCTGAAGGAGCTGAGGGATTTAGATCTGGAGGGCGCTCCTTATGGCTACACGCCATTCTGTGACAGCCGCAGAGAGATGGAAGGCTATCGCTTCTGGAAAACGGGCTACTGGGCCTCACATCTGGCACACAGGAAGTACCACATCAg CGCTCTGTATGTGGTGGATTTGAAGAAGTTCCGTAAAATTGCAGCGGGCGACAGATTACGAGGCCAGTACCAAGCCTTGAGCCAAGATCCCAACAGTCTGTCCAACCTGGACCAG GATCTTCCGAACAACATGATCCACCAGGTGGCCATCAAGTCGCTTCCTCAGGAGTGGCTGTGGTGTGAGACGTGGTGTGACGACACCTCCAAAGTCATGGCGAAGACCATAGACCTG TGCAATAACCCAAAGACCAAGGAGCCCAAGCTCACAGCGGCGGCGAGGATTGTGCCCGAATGGATCGAGTACGACAACGAGATAAAGCAGCTACTGAGAGGTGTCCAGGAACAGGGGATTGCAgccaaagacaaacagaaagcCTCCACTTCTAAGCATATACCAG aTGAACTGTAG